GCGCACGCTGTTTGAAATGACGCTGGGCCAGACCCTGTTCCTTAACGCGAAACTGCCGACCGGGAAAGAGTTCACGCCGCGTGAAATCAGCCATCTGATTGGTGAAGAGGGTAACCCGCTCAGCACCCAGGAAGTGCTGGAAGGGGGCGAAACGCTGCTGCTCTCTGAAGTGGCCGAACCGCCAGCGCAGATGATCGATTCCCTGACCACGTTGTTCAAAACCCTGAAGCCGGTAAGACGCGCGTTCCTCTGTTCGATTAAAGAGCAAGCGGATGAACAGCCGGTACTGTTGATTGGTATTGAAGCTGACAGCGATATCGACGAGATCATCCAGGCGGCGGGCAGCGTGGCCACCGATACGTTGCCGGGCGATGAGCCAATTGATATCTGCCAGGTGAAGAATGGTGAGAAGGGCATCAGCCACTTTATTACCGAGCACATCACACCGTTCTATGAGCGTCGCTGGGGCGGCTTCCTGCGCGATCTCAAAACCAACCGCATCATCTGATTACAGCGGGGTGACTGTCACCCCGTTGCTTCCAGCAGCAGTAAATCCATCAGCAGTACCAGATTCGATTCAAACGACGTCACCCCTGCGGCTTCCGCGGCGTAATGCACCGCCTCGTCATAGAGAGCGAAGTGCACGTCTGCCATACCCGCCAGCGTATTGGCCGAGGCGCGGGTAAACGCGACAATCGTCATCCCGACGTTTTTGGCGATCCGCGCTTTATCCAGCACCTGCTCTGTTTCGCCGCTGCGCGAGACGGCAATAAATACCTGATAACGGGCGGCGTTGCTGAGGAAGATGTTCCGGCTGTCACCCGGCCCGGAGATAAACGCCGTTTTCCCCAGCACCTGCAGTTTTTTGGTCAGGTATTCGGCAAACAGATAGGAAAACCCGGCACCGTAGAGAAAGAAGCTCTCTTTGTGACGCAGCAGGTCGGCAAACTGCAGACGCTTCTCATCGGTCACCCACTGGAATGTCTGCTGATAGTTGGCAATAAACTGGCTGAACAGCGCAGGCAACTGCGGAAGGGCGTTTCCTTGCTTCGTAATATGCGGCGTGTCGGTGAGGAGCTGTTTGCAGTGCCAGATAAACTCGCTAAACCCGCTGAACCCCAGCTTCTGACACAGCCGCATAATCGTCGCGGTAGAGACAAATGTCGCCTGCGCCAGTTCCCGCACCGTGATGTTACCCACCAGCAGCGGATGCTCCGTGAGGTGGGCGAGTACGCGATACTCTGCGCGGGTCAGCGATTCCCCGCGCGTTAACAGCGTGGCCAGGCGGTTATCCATTATTTCGCGGGTTCAACCGGCAGATCGTCCCGCGCACCCCACTCACTCCAGGCGCCGTCGTACAGCGTGACATCGTTTACGCCGAGCGTGGCGAGCGCCAGGATCACCACGCAGGCCGTTACGCCGGAACCGCAGCTGGCAATAATCGGACGGTGTAAATCCACGCCCTGACGATCAAAAATCGCGCGTAGCTCATCGGTGGTTTTCAGCTCGCCCTCAAATACCAGATCGCCCCACGGCACGTTCAACGCCCCCGGAATATGACCACGCTTCAGTCCTGGACGTGGTTCATCCGCTTCAGCGTTAAAACGCGGGGCTGGGCGGGCATCGACGATTTGGGCAGTGTTTTCATGGCTGACGACCAGCACGTCGGTCAGGCGTTTCACCACATTTGCGTCAAACGTCGCGTCAAAATCCCCCTCCGGCAGCGTCACGTCCCCCTGCTGCAGCGGCAGTTCGTCGCGCTTCCAGCCAGCCAGACCCCCCGCCAGAATCGAGACCTTCTCGACGCCGAAGTTTTTCAGCATCCACCACGCGCGCGGTGCAGAGAAGAGGTTACCTTCATCATAAACAACGAGGTGTTTGTCTTTGCTGATGCCCAGCTCGCGCATCGCCACGGAGAAGGCTTCCGGGCGCGGTAGCATGTGCGGCAGAGGGGAGGTGTGATCGGAGAGGGCTTCGATATCAAAAAATACCGCGCCCGGCAGGTGCCCTGCGCGGTATTCACCGGGAACGTCACGATGCTCCTGGCCCGGAGGAGCCATACGCGCGTCAATAATCTGCACTTCAGGATCGTCGCCGTGCTCAATCAGCCAGTCGGCGGCGACAAAATATGAGGTGGACATGGGTTGCCTCCATTCTTTTCCGTAAAAAAGGATTGTCGGTGTTTTTTCTGACACCGACAAGCAAACCACGTTCAACTCGCGAGCAAGCCCCTATTTTTTCACCGCTTCGCCGTTCAGCCAGGCTTTTTGCAGGGCAGGCCAGTACGCGCGGTTAGCCTCGATCATCTCATCCAGAATCGCTTTCGCGTGCTCCATGGTCGGCACGGTGCGGTTCAGGGTAAATGCCTGCAGTGCTTTCTCATAGCTCCCTTCAATAGTTGCTTCCACCAGCAGCTGTTCAGAGGCGAGTTGCTGTTGCAGCAGCGTCTGATGGAACAGCGGCACCTGGCCCACGCGGACAGGCTCTGGCCCCTCGGAGGTGATATAAGCGGGTACCTCGACGACCGCATCGTACGGCAGATTGGTAATTGCCCCGCGGTTTTCCACCATCACCAGATGACGGCTCCGCAGGTTGAAGGCCAGCGAGCAGGCGACATCGACGATAAACTCGCCGTGAACGCCAACGTGGAAGGCATCCGGCAGGATCCCGGTACGCTTATATTCTTCGGCGGCGGCAAACAGCTTTTTCTCACGCCCGTTCATCACTTCATTAGCGCGGGTGTAGTCCGGGTTCTGATGCTCAACAATCTGGTTCGGCATCAGGTAGTACTGCAGATACGGGTTCGGCAGATACTCCGGGAAGTTATCCATGATCGGCTTGATGTTGCGCCAGGTTTTCACCCACGACGGATCGGAGTGCTGTGGGTCGGTTTTGGCGGCATCTTCCGTCAGCAGACCAAACTTCGCGATATGTTTACGCAGCTCCGGCAGCTTGTCCTCGCCGTCCACCCACACACGGGTAAACCAGCCGAAGTGATTCAGCCCAAAGTAGTCCACCTCCAGCTTGTGGCGATCAACCCCCAGAATCGCCCCCATGTTACGCATAGCGGCAACCGGCATATCGCAAATATTCAACACGCGGGCGTTCGGGCGCAGGCGGCGTACCCCTTCCGCGACGATCGCCGCCGGGTTGGAGTAGTTTACGATCCACGCTTTCTCATGCGCATAGCGATCCACCAGATCGATAAGCTCGACCATTGGCAGGATCGTACGCAGCCCGTACGCCAGCCCGCCGGGGCCGCAGGTCTCCTGACCAACCACGCCGTGGCGCAGCGGGATCTTCTCATCCTGCTCGCGCATCTTGTACTGGCCGACGCGCATCTGGGCGAAGACGAAGTGTGCGCCGCTGAAGGCCACTTCCGGGTCATTGGTGACGGTAAATTTGATGCTCTGGCTGTGGTCGCGGATCACTTTTTCCACCACCGGGGCAATCGTGTTCTGACGCGCCTCGTCGATGTCGTAGAGGCGGATTTCGGCCAGCGGGAAGTCCTGCAGACGCACCATCAGGCTTTTCACAATACCTGGCGTGTAGGTGCTACCGCCGCCAGCAATCGACAGAATGAATGGGGGTGTAAACATCTTTAGCTCCTTTCAGAGAAACGTCTCAACGGCTTCTCGCATTTTTTTGACATGCAGCCCGTAGACCACCTGAACGTTGTTACCTTGTTTGATAATCCCTTTCGCGCCGGTCGCTTTCAGCCGCGGCTCATCAATGATGGCGACATCCTTCACCGTCACACGTAAGCGGGTGTAGCAGTTATCCACCACTTCAATATTTTCCCGGCCGCCCAGACCGACGACGATGGATTCACCCAGCCCGTCGTTATTGCCCTTCGCCTGGTACTCCTGTTTGCTGTAAAGGCGCGTCTCCTGGTCCTCATCTTCACGCCCTGGCGTTTTCATGTTGAAACGCAGGATCAGGAAGCGGAACACCACGAAGTAGAGGGCGAACATGATCAGCCCGACCACGATGTACATCGGCCAGTTGGACTTCTCCGTGCCGAGCGGCAGGTTGTAGAGAATAAAATCGAT
This region of Enterobacter cloacae complex sp. R_G8 genomic DNA includes:
- the sseB gene encoding enhanced serine sensitivity protein SseB, which translates into the protein MSETKNELETLLEQAATEPAHRPAFFRTLLESTVWVPGTAAEGEQVVEDSALDLLHWEKDDGTSVIPFFTSLEALQKAVEDEQAFVVMPVRTLFEMTLGQTLFLNAKLPTGKEFTPREISHLIGEEGNPLSTQEVLEGGETLLLSEVAEPPAQMIDSLTTLFKTLKPVRRAFLCSIKEQADEQPVLLIGIEADSDIDEIIQAAGSVATDTLPGDEPIDICQVKNGEKGISHFITEHITPFYERRWGGFLRDLKTNRII
- a CDS encoding MurR/RpiR family transcriptional regulator — translated: MDNRLATLLTRGESLTRAEYRVLAHLTEHPLLVGNITVRELAQATFVSTATIMRLCQKLGFSGFSEFIWHCKQLLTDTPHITKQGNALPQLPALFSQFIANYQQTFQWVTDEKRLQFADLLRHKESFFLYGAGFSYLFAEYLTKKLQVLGKTAFISGPGDSRNIFLSNAARYQVFIAVSRSGETEQVLDKARIAKNVGMTIVAFTRASANTLAGMADVHFALYDEAVHYAAEAAGVTSFESNLVLLMDLLLLEATG
- a CDS encoding 6-phospho-alpha-glucosidase — encoded protein: MFTPPFILSIAGGGSTYTPGIVKSLMVRLQDFPLAEIRLYDIDEARQNTIAPVVEKVIRDHSQSIKFTVTNDPEVAFSGAHFVFAQMRVGQYKMREQDEKIPLRHGVVGQETCGPGGLAYGLRTILPMVELIDLVDRYAHEKAWIVNYSNPAAIVAEGVRRLRPNARVLNICDMPVAAMRNMGAILGVDRHKLEVDYFGLNHFGWFTRVWVDGEDKLPELRKHIAKFGLLTEDAAKTDPQHSDPSWVKTWRNIKPIMDNFPEYLPNPYLQYYLMPNQIVEHQNPDYTRANEVMNGREKKLFAAAEEYKRTGILPDAFHVGVHGEFIVDVACSLAFNLRSRHLVMVENRGAITNLPYDAVVEVPAYITSEGPEPVRVGQVPLFHQTLLQQQLASEQLLVEATIEGSYEKALQAFTLNRTVPTMEHAKAILDEMIEANRAYWPALQKAWLNGEAVKK
- the sseA gene encoding 3-mercaptopyruvate sulfurtransferase, whose translation is MSTSYFVAADWLIEHGDDPEVQIIDARMAPPGQEHRDVPGEYRAGHLPGAVFFDIEALSDHTSPLPHMLPRPEAFSVAMRELGISKDKHLVVYDEGNLFSAPRAWWMLKNFGVEKVSILAGGLAGWKRDELPLQQGDVTLPEGDFDATFDANVVKRLTDVLVVSHENTAQIVDARPAPRFNAEADEPRPGLKRGHIPGALNVPWGDLVFEGELKTTDELRAIFDRQGVDLHRPIIASCGSGVTACVVILALATLGVNDVTLYDGAWSEWGARDDLPVEPAK